The Verrucomicrobium spinosum DSM 4136 = JCM 18804 genome includes a region encoding these proteins:
- the thiD gene encoding bifunctional hydroxymethylpyrimidine kinase/phosphomethylpyrimidine kinase codes for MAFSLPVVLSIAGSDCSGGAGIQADLKTFTALGCYGMTAITSVVAETPAVVDSIQLLEPDIIGAQIRVLAKGMPLAAAKTGMLGGRKQIEAVVEAWQPMAQAEVPLVVDPVMVATSGGRLLERDAEETLIGHLLPLARVITPNLDEAAVLLGAAITSRGEMLSAAQTLAKIHGVAVLMKGGHLAGDAAPDLLVDGTLVRWYEGERISGVHTHGTGCTYSAAIAAGLGSGLGLEEAVALGKKFVTAAIRQHFRWQHDGAEIDALNHAQCG; via the coding sequence ATGGCTTTCTCTCTTCCTGTGGTTCTCTCTATCGCCGGCTCTGACTGCTCGGGCGGTGCTGGCATTCAAGCCGATTTGAAGACCTTCACCGCGCTGGGGTGTTACGGCATGACCGCCATCACGAGTGTGGTTGCGGAGACTCCAGCGGTGGTGGATTCCATCCAACTCCTGGAGCCGGACATCATTGGGGCACAGATCCGGGTTCTCGCAAAAGGAATGCCCCTGGCGGCTGCCAAGACGGGTATGCTAGGGGGGCGCAAACAGATTGAGGCGGTGGTGGAAGCCTGGCAGCCGATGGCTCAAGCAGAGGTGCCCTTGGTGGTGGATCCGGTGATGGTGGCTACCAGTGGCGGGCGACTGCTGGAGCGGGATGCGGAGGAAACGCTCATTGGCCATCTGCTGCCGCTGGCCAGGGTCATCACGCCCAACTTGGACGAAGCTGCGGTGTTGCTGGGAGCTGCCATCACTTCGAGGGGGGAAATGCTCTCCGCCGCGCAGACCCTTGCGAAGATACATGGGGTCGCCGTTCTCATGAAAGGCGGTCATCTGGCCGGGGATGCCGCGCCGGATCTACTGGTGGATGGCACGCTCGTGCGTTGGTATGAGGGAGAGCGAATCTCTGGAGTGCATACTCATGGCACTGGTTGCACCTACTCGGCAGCCATCGCTGCTGGGTTGGGGAGTGGACTTGGGCTGGAAGAGGCAGTCGCCCTGGGCAAAAAGTTCGTGACTGCCGCCATCCGCCAACACTTCCGCTGGCAGCATGACGGTGCCGAAATTGACGCCCTGAATCATGCGCAGTGCGGGTGA
- a CDS encoding S41 family peptidase: MRLSSTAQFLVCSGLFVAARPSLTAGPLLDQLPQNGVQSAFQILRRDYIRRDDLTFEELNRAALQGLLERLHFGASLQPVVQHDVPTEPNVHSEFLAPDVAYLRPDTFAPGEGQLFEKALADLVEKQAKQLILDLRSATTAGVFDEAALMLQCFLPEGQLMFKMKQMGRNEAEFFISKRAPIWTQEVIVLVDDDACPAAEAVAACLKAKGQSVLVGSKTRGAMVRFTDVRLDDATMLRYASAELLLPDDSSTFRKGLEPHYFLVGSTEDKRKVFAGSRGKSMKPFVMDRVRPRFNEAALVSGDNPEVDAYVRKSQGQPLPGDEGQLREVVVQRALDLVRSRTMLSGFKLKWEVDAAQVTPPSDQADGEDIPKAVPAKPIVPSPPQPPTPTPASSQTPSR, from the coding sequence ATGCGCCTGTCCTCAACCGCCCAATTCCTGGTCTGTAGTGGCTTGTTTGTCGCTGCGAGACCATCTCTCACGGCGGGGCCGCTTTTGGATCAGTTGCCCCAGAACGGGGTGCAGTCGGCCTTTCAGATCCTGCGGCGGGACTATATCCGTCGTGACGATCTCACGTTTGAGGAACTCAATCGCGCCGCGTTGCAGGGCTTGCTGGAGCGCCTGCACTTTGGGGCCTCGTTACAGCCTGTGGTGCAACATGATGTGCCCACTGAGCCGAATGTGCACTCGGAATTCCTGGCACCCGACGTGGCCTATCTTCGTCCCGACACCTTCGCTCCGGGCGAAGGTCAGTTGTTCGAGAAAGCCCTCGCTGACCTGGTGGAAAAGCAGGCCAAGCAACTCATCCTCGATCTTCGCTCTGCCACCACCGCGGGCGTGTTCGACGAGGCAGCGCTCATGCTCCAGTGCTTCCTCCCAGAAGGACAGCTCATGTTCAAGATGAAACAGATGGGCCGTAATGAGGCGGAGTTTTTCATTTCCAAGCGCGCTCCCATCTGGACGCAGGAGGTGATTGTGCTGGTGGATGATGATGCGTGTCCTGCGGCGGAGGCAGTAGCCGCGTGCCTGAAAGCAAAAGGGCAGAGCGTTCTGGTGGGCTCCAAAACTCGTGGTGCCATGGTGCGCTTTACCGATGTCCGCCTGGATGACGCGACCATGCTCCGCTACGCAAGCGCCGAGCTGTTGCTGCCCGATGACAGCTCCACTTTTCGTAAAGGACTGGAGCCCCACTACTTTTTGGTGGGGTCCACCGAGGACAAGCGCAAGGTGTTCGCCGGTAGCCGGGGCAAGTCCATGAAGCCATTTGTCATGGACCGTGTGCGTCCCCGGTTTAACGAGGCTGCACTCGTCTCGGGTGACAATCCCGAGGTGGATGCCTACGTTCGCAAGAGTCAGGGGCAGCCTCTGCCGGGAGATGAAGGCCAGCTTCGTGAGGTGGTGGTGCAGCGTGCCCTGGATCTCGTTCGCTCTCGCACGATGCTTTCGGGCTTCAAATTAAAGTGGGAAGTGGACGCTGCTCAGGTCACTCCGCCGAGCGATCAAGCCGATGGCGAGGACATCCCGAAGGCCGTCCCTGCGAAGCCGATTGTGCCATCCCCGCCCCAGCCCCCGACGCCAACTCCTGCTTCTTCTCAAACTCCCAGCCGATGA
- a CDS encoding ApaG domain: protein MSMTFVELPGLTVTVDQVLYQPELTAPVDRPHPFAYHLSIHNDSDESLTIVGRKWIVTDLHGGVLVVEGEGVVGHKPHLAPGQSFSYNSFHVVREPSTASGTFFGQTDHGQPVYVRVPEFEMTPP from the coding sequence ATGTCGATGACGTTTGTGGAATTGCCGGGGCTGACAGTGACGGTGGATCAGGTGCTGTATCAGCCTGAGCTGACCGCCCCAGTGGACCGCCCCCACCCTTTTGCCTATCATCTTTCGATTCACAACGATTCCGACGAATCCCTCACCATCGTAGGCCGCAAGTGGATCGTGACGGACTTGCACGGCGGAGTACTGGTCGTGGAAGGGGAAGGCGTGGTGGGACACAAACCCCACCTGGCCCCGGGTCAGTCCTTCAGCTACAACAGCTTTCACGTCGTGCGGGAGCCCAGCACCGCCTCCGGCACCTTCTTTGGCCAGACCGATCACGGGCAGCCCGTGTATGTGAGAGTGCCCGAATTTGAAATGACACCCCCCTGA
- a CDS encoding IS110-like element ISVsp10 family transposase, which translates to MTTYTLHTPIPCHAAICKALNLAGQERRVTLGLDLELNTPAGSLVVAGGQPLNLGKHPRSLWVELVGWLVNQGCEVHCVQEACGFGWEFHRELEGAGAHSVVVAPQELSGKRKTDKRDARMLATLLWDYVSRGNRACLRPVRVPTVEKQQQRGSHRRREQVIKLRGQIASQGRSLLWDHGWLRDLDSWWAPKNWEQLRADLLAAGRTWLVDMIEPMQRMCLQLNGYSEELKKKAISEVKPPKTAIKKSEPGLILNAAEPPRASEEAPAAQVRPKGLGELSYAIIAAEVGDWNRFKNRGQPGSFIGCCPSEYSSGEKQKLGQIDRMGSSRIRTTLVEAAWRICRLNPNWRGVRKYPEELGPQGTVRGARKRKAIVACARMLMVDLWRLHMGTATLEGLGLEPATT; encoded by the coding sequence ATGACCACCTATACTTTGCACACCCCCATCCCTTGTCACGCAGCGATCTGCAAGGCCCTCAACCTTGCTGGCCAGGAACGCCGTGTCACCCTGGGCCTGGATCTGGAGCTAAACACGCCCGCAGGTTCCCTGGTCGTCGCCGGAGGCCAGCCGCTCAATCTGGGCAAGCACCCTCGCAGCCTCTGGGTCGAACTGGTTGGCTGGCTCGTCAATCAAGGCTGTGAAGTCCACTGCGTCCAGGAGGCTTGTGGCTTTGGCTGGGAGTTTCACCGCGAGTTGGAAGGTGCTGGAGCTCATAGTGTGGTGGTTGCTCCCCAGGAACTCAGCGGCAAACGCAAGACCGACAAGCGTGACGCCCGCATGCTGGCCACCCTGCTCTGGGACTACGTGAGCCGGGGCAACCGAGCCTGCCTGCGCCCGGTCAGGGTCCCCACGGTGGAGAAGCAGCAGCAACGAGGGAGTCACCGCCGCCGAGAGCAGGTGATCAAGCTGCGTGGTCAGATTGCATCCCAGGGACGCAGCTTGCTATGGGACCATGGCTGGTTGAGGGATCTCGACAGCTGGTGGGCACCCAAGAACTGGGAGCAGCTCAGAGCCGATCTGCTCGCCGCCGGCCGCACGTGGCTGGTGGACATGATCGAGCCCATGCAGAGAATGTGCCTGCAATTAAATGGTTATAGCGAGGAGCTCAAAAAGAAGGCCATCAGCGAAGTCAAACCTCCGAAGACTGCCATCAAGAAGTCCGAACCAGGCTTGATCTTGAATGCAGCCGAGCCTCCCAGAGCGTCGGAGGAGGCCCCAGCAGCCCAGGTTCGGCCCAAAGGACTCGGCGAACTCAGCTATGCGATCATCGCCGCAGAGGTGGGTGACTGGAACCGGTTCAAGAACCGGGGACAGCCCGGCTCGTTCATCGGCTGCTGCCCCAGTGAGTACAGTAGCGGGGAAAAGCAAAAGCTTGGGCAGATTGACCGGATGGGCAGCTCGCGGATCCGCACGACGCTGGTGGAAGCGGCGTGGAGGATCTGCAGGCTCAATCCGAACTGGAGGGGGGTGAGGAAATATCCTGAGGAACTGGGGCCGCAAGGCACGGTCCGTGGAGCCAGGAAGCGCAAGGCCATCGTGGCCTGTGCCCGGATGCTCATGGTTGATCTTTGGAGATTGCACATGGGGACGGCAACGTTGGAAGGCCTGGGCTTGGAGCCAGCCACCACCTAA
- a CDS encoding 5-formyltetrahydrofolate cyclo-ligase yields MKEETIQQTKGELRRRMKDTLRATGEEERKRWSDAVYQHLITHESWVDSGGVVAIFGGMKYEPEILRLLPWLVERGYMVALFGIQGQTMAPYRVHGVEDVVVGPLGVLEPRQTPESEVRVEELGTVLVPGLAFGADLGSRLGRGKGHYDRILGHPGFRGSPVGVAFQIQYLDSVPCEQHDILLPQIVTEAGWHVPGGRRSV; encoded by the coding sequence GTGAAAGAAGAAACGATCCAGCAAACCAAGGGCGAACTCCGCCGTCGCATGAAGGATACGCTTCGCGCCACCGGCGAGGAAGAGCGGAAGCGGTGGTCCGACGCAGTCTATCAACACCTTATCACCCATGAATCGTGGGTGGATTCAGGTGGGGTGGTGGCGATTTTTGGCGGGATGAAGTACGAGCCCGAGATTTTGCGGCTTCTGCCCTGGTTGGTTGAGCGGGGCTACATGGTGGCCCTTTTTGGGATTCAAGGGCAGACCATGGCCCCCTACCGCGTGCATGGGGTGGAGGACGTGGTCGTGGGACCCTTGGGTGTGCTGGAGCCCCGGCAGACTCCAGAGAGCGAGGTGCGAGTGGAGGAACTGGGGACTGTTCTGGTGCCTGGCCTGGCCTTCGGAGCGGACTTGGGAAGTCGCCTTGGGCGTGGGAAAGGGCACTACGACCGGATCTTGGGGCATCCTGGTTTCCGTGGAAGTCCCGTAGGCGTGGCTTTTCAGATCCAATACCTGGATTCAGTGCCCTGCGAGCAGCATGATATCCTGCTGCCCCAGATCGTCACAGAGGCGGGTTGGCATGTGCCTGGAGGACGCAGGTCCGTCTGA
- a CDS encoding MBL fold metallo-hydrolase, protein MLHDLRFRTVNPSSRERWLPRFRFGKGENDRDTGSNANGNGNTVGLLPSKGWQQRNLQFLSDILIPTLLSPRQPSASSSLVTHLEKNETGVTWLGHAGFLLQMGGKNILVDPNWALWHGPVKRVRHPTLLAPALPYIDLVLITHAHFDHLHIPSLRSIAAGQPVVVPEGVGSVVKNCAFSKVIELDYWSSYDFGDLKVTFTPTKHWGARYIHDTYRKFGGYLIEGSGQTIFHCGDSSMFDGFKEIGKRAEIDVALMPIGAYQAPSGRPVHMNPEEAMAAMEMMGAQHLIPMHYGTFPLGGEPIAEPSIRLLASAKQLGRDKFVHVMDEGHPAVFSLA, encoded by the coding sequence ATGCTCCACGACCTCCGATTCAGAACCGTTAACCCGTCCTCCCGCGAGCGTTGGCTTCCACGGTTTCGGTTTGGCAAGGGCGAGAACGACCGGGACACAGGTTCCAATGCAAACGGGAATGGAAATACGGTAGGATTGCTTCCCAGCAAAGGCTGGCAACAACGCAACTTGCAATTCCTGAGCGACATCCTCATTCCAACTCTCCTTTCCCCAAGACAACCCAGTGCCAGTTCCTCGCTGGTGACACACCTGGAGAAGAATGAAACCGGGGTGACCTGGCTGGGGCATGCGGGATTCCTCCTGCAGATGGGCGGCAAAAACATCCTCGTGGATCCGAACTGGGCCCTCTGGCACGGCCCGGTGAAGAGGGTGCGTCACCCTACCCTGCTGGCACCGGCATTGCCATACATCGATCTGGTCCTGATCACCCACGCCCATTTTGACCACCTCCACATTCCCAGCCTGCGGTCCATCGCTGCGGGTCAGCCGGTGGTGGTGCCGGAAGGAGTGGGCAGCGTGGTAAAGAACTGCGCCTTCAGCAAGGTCATCGAACTGGACTACTGGAGTTCCTACGACTTCGGCGATCTCAAGGTGACCTTCACCCCCACCAAACACTGGGGAGCCCGCTACATCCACGACACCTACCGGAAATTTGGAGGCTATCTCATAGAGGGCAGCGGGCAGACCATCTTCCACTGCGGCGACAGCTCGATGTTCGATGGGTTTAAGGAAATCGGGAAACGGGCCGAGATCGACGTGGCACTCATGCCGATTGGAGCCTACCAGGCCCCCAGCGGAAGGCCTGTGCACATGAACCCCGAAGAAGCCATGGCAGCCATGGAGATGATGGGAGCCCAGCACCTCATCCCCATGCACTACGGGACTTTCCCACTTGGAGGAGAACCCATCGCGGAACCTTCGATCCGTCTGCTGGCCTCTGCCAAGCAGCTTGGGCGGGACAAGTTCGTCCACGTCATGGATGAAGGGCACCCGGCGGTGTTTTCGCTTGCTTGA